In a genomic window of Lycium ferocissimum isolate CSIRO_LF1 chromosome 9, AGI_CSIRO_Lferr_CH_V1, whole genome shotgun sequence:
- the LOC132029565 gene encoding cytokinin dehydrogenase 7 isoform X2, with translation MRHHIFLFACTIALLASSSLVSAEVVKHSFHNDTDSIPEPEKQDDGVLKDLDIEGNIDYGLNATGLTSKDFGGIYADKPLALIRPAGADDVARVIRQALHSPTLTVAARGNGHSISGQAMAKHGLVIDMKSMSDNNRIDVNKTSMYADVGGGALWADVLKSCVAHGVAPKSWTDYLELTVGGTLSNAGVSGQAFRYGPQTSTVTELEVVTGNGEKTVCSNSQNSELFFSVLGGLGQFGIITRARVLLQTAPDMVRWIRVVYSEFDEFTHDAELLVMSQESFNYVEGFVFVNSDDPVNGWPSVPLDSKQSFDPTHLPKKTGPVLYCLEVALHYSNNPDHHPSTSTVNMVVEKLLGRLRFIKHLRFEIDLTYIKFLLRVKHVEQAARASGIWDTPHPWLNMFVSKRDIAAFNRIVFQNILKDGVNGPMLTYPLLRSKWDNRSSVVLPQGEIFYLVALLRFSHAHPKESEIKQMVAQNQEILQTCINKGFDFKLYLPHYESTVEWKKHFGDQWGRFVERKNQFDPKAVLAPGQKIFTRNRQL, from the exons AATGACACTGATTCAATACCTGAACCTGAAAAACAGGATGACGGCGTTTTGAAAGACTTGGACATTGAAGGAAACATTGATTATGGACTCAACGCAACTGGCTTAACCAGTAAAGATTTCGGTGGTATATATGCAGATAAGCCTTTAGCCCTTATACGTCCAGCCGGTGCCGATGACGTTGCACGTGTAATTAGACAAGCGTTACACTCACCAACATTAACGGTAGCTGCTAGAGGTAACGGTCATTCCATTAGCGGTCAAGCTATGGCTAAACATGGACTCGTTATTGACATGAAATCCATGAGTGATAATAACAGAATCGACGTTAATAAAACTTCCATGTATGCTGACGTGGGGGGTGGAGCATTATGGGCTGACGTTTTGAAAAGCTGCGTTGCTCATGGTGTGGCTCCTAAGTCATGGACGGATTATCTTGAATTAACGGTTGGAGGTACTCTTTCTAACGCTGGTGTTAGTGGTCAAGCTTTCCGTTATGGGCCACAAACGTCAACTGTAACGGAATTGGAAGTTGTTACCGGTAACGGAGAGAAAACCGTCTGTTCAAACTCTCAAAATTCTGAACTCTTCTTCTCAGTTCTTGGTGGACTTGGTCAGTTTGGTATCATCACTAGAGCCCGGGTTTTGCTTCAAACCGCCCCGGATATG GTGAGGTGGATAAGAGTGGTATACAGTGAGTTCGATGAGTTCACTCATGATGCTGAGTTACTGGTAATGAGTCAAGAATCGTTCAATTATGTGGAGGGCTTTGTGTTTGTGAACAGTGACGACCCTGTAAATGGGTGGCCCTCAGTGCCATTGGATTCCAAACAGTCATTTGACCCGAcccatttacccaaaaaaacTGGCCCGGTGCTCTATTGCCTTGAAGTGGCCCTGCATTATAGCAACAACCCAGACCACCATCCCTCCACTTCCACTGTAAATATG GTGGTCGAGAAATTACTAGGGCGATTGAGATTTATAAAGCACTTAAGGTTTGAGATCGACTTGACTTACATCAAGTTTTTATTACGAGTAAAGCACGTAGAACAAGCGGCTAGAGCTAGTGGTATATGGGACACGCCTCATCCATGGCTTAACATGTTTGTTTCTAAGAGAGACATTGCCGCATTCAATCGAATTGTGTTCCAGAACATCTTAAAAGATGGTGTCAATGGCCCTATGTTGACATATCCTCTACTGCGTAGCAA GTGGGATAATCGATCGTCAGTGGTGTTACCCCAAGGTGAAATATTTTACTTAGTGGCTTTGCTAAGGTTTAGCCACGCACATCCAAAAGAGTCTGAAATAAAACAGATGGTAGCACAGAACCAAGAGATATTACAAACTTGTATCAACAAAGGATTTGATTTCAAGTTGTACCTTCCGCATTACGAGTCCACTGTTGAATGGAAGAAGCATTTCGGGGATCAATGGGGAAGATTTGTCGAGAGAAAGAACCAGTTTGATCCAAAGGCTGTCCTTGCACCTGgccaaaaaatatttactagaAACCGCCAACTCTAA
- the LOC132029565 gene encoding cytokinin dehydrogenase 7 isoform X1, whose protein sequence is MRHHIFLFACTIALLASSSLVSAEVVKHSFHDDGVLKDLDIEGNIDYGLNATGLTSKDFGGIYADKPLALIRPAGADDVARVIRQALHSPTLTVAARGNGHSISGQAMAKHGLVIDMKSMSDNNRIDVNKTSMYADVGGGALWADVLKSCVAHGVAPKSWTDYLELTVGGTLSNAGVSGQAFRYGPQTSTVTELEVVTGNGEKTVCSNSQNSELFFSVLGGLGQFGIITRARVLLQTAPDMVRWIRVVYSEFDEFTHDAELLVMSQESFNYVEGFVFVNSDDPVNGWPSVPLDSKQSFDPTHLPKKTGPVLYCLEVALHYSNNPDHHPSTSTVNMVVEKLLGRLRFIKHLRFEIDLTYIKFLLRVKHVEQAARASGIWDTPHPWLNMFVSKRDIAAFNRIVFQNILKDGVNGPMLTYPLLRSKWDNRSSVVLPQGEIFYLVALLRFSHAHPKESEIKQMVAQNQEILQTCINKGFDFKLYLPHYESTVEWKKHFGDQWGRFVERKNQFDPKAVLAPGQKIFTRNRQL, encoded by the exons GATGACGGCGTTTTGAAAGACTTGGACATTGAAGGAAACATTGATTATGGACTCAACGCAACTGGCTTAACCAGTAAAGATTTCGGTGGTATATATGCAGATAAGCCTTTAGCCCTTATACGTCCAGCCGGTGCCGATGACGTTGCACGTGTAATTAGACAAGCGTTACACTCACCAACATTAACGGTAGCTGCTAGAGGTAACGGTCATTCCATTAGCGGTCAAGCTATGGCTAAACATGGACTCGTTATTGACATGAAATCCATGAGTGATAATAACAGAATCGACGTTAATAAAACTTCCATGTATGCTGACGTGGGGGGTGGAGCATTATGGGCTGACGTTTTGAAAAGCTGCGTTGCTCATGGTGTGGCTCCTAAGTCATGGACGGATTATCTTGAATTAACGGTTGGAGGTACTCTTTCTAACGCTGGTGTTAGTGGTCAAGCTTTCCGTTATGGGCCACAAACGTCAACTGTAACGGAATTGGAAGTTGTTACCGGTAACGGAGAGAAAACCGTCTGTTCAAACTCTCAAAATTCTGAACTCTTCTTCTCAGTTCTTGGTGGACTTGGTCAGTTTGGTATCATCACTAGAGCCCGGGTTTTGCTTCAAACCGCCCCGGATATG GTGAGGTGGATAAGAGTGGTATACAGTGAGTTCGATGAGTTCACTCATGATGCTGAGTTACTGGTAATGAGTCAAGAATCGTTCAATTATGTGGAGGGCTTTGTGTTTGTGAACAGTGACGACCCTGTAAATGGGTGGCCCTCAGTGCCATTGGATTCCAAACAGTCATTTGACCCGAcccatttacccaaaaaaacTGGCCCGGTGCTCTATTGCCTTGAAGTGGCCCTGCATTATAGCAACAACCCAGACCACCATCCCTCCACTTCCACTGTAAATATG GTGGTCGAGAAATTACTAGGGCGATTGAGATTTATAAAGCACTTAAGGTTTGAGATCGACTTGACTTACATCAAGTTTTTATTACGAGTAAAGCACGTAGAACAAGCGGCTAGAGCTAGTGGTATATGGGACACGCCTCATCCATGGCTTAACATGTTTGTTTCTAAGAGAGACATTGCCGCATTCAATCGAATTGTGTTCCAGAACATCTTAAAAGATGGTGTCAATGGCCCTATGTTGACATATCCTCTACTGCGTAGCAA GTGGGATAATCGATCGTCAGTGGTGTTACCCCAAGGTGAAATATTTTACTTAGTGGCTTTGCTAAGGTTTAGCCACGCACATCCAAAAGAGTCTGAAATAAAACAGATGGTAGCACAGAACCAAGAGATATTACAAACTTGTATCAACAAAGGATTTGATTTCAAGTTGTACCTTCCGCATTACGAGTCCACTGTTGAATGGAAGAAGCATTTCGGGGATCAATGGGGAAGATTTGTCGAGAGAAAGAACCAGTTTGATCCAAAGGCTGTCCTTGCACCTGgccaaaaaatatttactagaAACCGCCAACTCTAA